One segment of Clostridium ljungdahlii DSM 13528 DNA contains the following:
- the dinB gene encoding DNA polymerase IV: protein MQKVIFLVDMNAFFISCEATRHPEIINKPAAVAGDPKNRSGIILTANYEARRFGVKTTMLLHQALKLCPDMVVIPPDHQFYKQKSREVMSILSQYTPSIEQNSIDEAWLDMTGCEGIFGKPFESAKRIMNHINSELHLKCSIGISQNKFLSKMASDMKKPSGITELWRQDIKVKLWPLPIESMYGVGRQTSQKLQRMGIKTIGDLALFSRQHLIKKLGKIGAEIHQLANGIDISPIKQHLKKDIKSISKSTTLGEDISDMERAKIILMKLSDEVGMMARKYGKKGHTIQISIKYSNFQTITRQTTVPATYLVKEIYSTGIKLLEKNWNLQLPIRLLGISLSGFSGDTSIQQISIFNMKEIKCEERCMKAADKVDKIENAIDSIRKKYGYSIINRAVLMKKNNKD, encoded by the coding sequence ATGCAGAAAGTTATTTTTCTTGTAGATATGAATGCTTTTTTCATAAGTTGTGAGGCAACACGTCATCCTGAAATTATAAATAAGCCTGCTGCAGTAGCTGGAGATCCTAAAAATCGGTCAGGTATTATTCTAACTGCAAATTATGAAGCACGAAGATTTGGAGTTAAAACAACTATGCTTTTACATCAAGCTCTAAAGCTCTGCCCAGATATGGTTGTTATTCCCCCTGATCATCAATTTTATAAGCAAAAATCCAGAGAAGTTATGAGTATACTTTCACAGTATACTCCTTCTATTGAGCAGAATAGTATTGATGAAGCCTGGCTTGATATGACGGGCTGTGAAGGAATTTTTGGAAAACCGTTTGAATCAGCTAAAAGAATTATGAATCACATTAACAGTGAGTTACATTTAAAATGTTCTATAGGTATATCTCAAAATAAGTTCTTATCAAAAATGGCTTCTGATATGAAAAAACCTTCCGGCATTACAGAACTTTGGAGGCAGGATATTAAAGTAAAGCTATGGCCACTCCCTATTGAATCTATGTATGGAGTTGGTAGGCAAACTTCACAAAAGCTTCAAAGAATGGGAATTAAAACTATTGGCGATCTTGCACTTTTTAGTAGACAACATCTTATAAAAAAGCTTGGCAAAATAGGTGCTGAGATTCATCAGCTTGCAAATGGTATAGACATCTCTCCTATAAAACAACATTTAAAAAAGGATATAAAATCAATTAGTAAGTCTACTACATTAGGCGAAGATATTTCAGACATGGAACGTGCAAAAATTATTTTGATGAAACTTTCCGATGAAGTTGGAATGATGGCACGTAAATATGGGAAAAAAGGCCATACAATACAAATTAGCATCAAATATTCTAATTTTCAAACTATTACTCGGCAAACAACAGTACCTGCAACTTATTTAGTTAAGGAAATTTATTCTACAGGAATTAAGCTTCTTGAGAAAAATTGGAATTTACAATTACCAATACGGTTATTAGGGATAAGTCTTAGTGGATTTAGTGGAGATACTAGTATACAGCAGATATCAATTTTTAATATGAAAGAAATTAAGTGTGAAGAAAGATGTATGAAAGCTGCGGATAAAGTTGACAAAATAGAAAATGCCATTGATAGTATACGAAAAAAGTACGGCTATTCAATAATTAATCGTGCAGTATTGATGAAGAAAAATAATAAAGATTAA
- a CDS encoding Lrp/AsnC family transcriptional regulator: MDAIDVNILKLLKENSRISASEISSKINLSIPAVSDRLKKLDASGVIEKYTIIISNKKMNKNITVIMFISLKNPNFTDKFVEFIQNENEIIECHYLTGDFDYALKIVTEDTETLEKILNEIKLIKGVLRTKTIVTLSTIKNNYSIPPDEI; this comes from the coding sequence ATGGATGCTATAGATGTTAATATATTAAAATTACTAAAGGAAAATTCCAGAATTTCAGCTTCAGAGATAAGCAGTAAAATCAATTTATCAATACCTGCCGTAAGTGATAGATTGAAAAAACTTGATGCATCAGGAGTAATAGAAAAGTATACTATAATTATTAGCAATAAGAAAATGAATAAAAATATTACAGTGATAATGTTTATAAGTCTTAAAAATCCAAATTTTACAGACAAATTTGTAGAATTTATTCAAAATGAAAATGAAATAATTGAATGTCACTATTTAACTGGTGACTTCGATTACGCATTAAAAATTGTTACTGAAGACACAGAAACTCTTGAAAAGATTTTAAATGAAATAAAACTAATTAAGGGAGTTTTAAGAACTAAAACTATAGTTACACTTTCTACCATTAAGAATAATTATTCAATACCACCTGATGAAATCTAA